GCCCCCGATGACTTCATCATGAAACTGACCCCGAAGGCCAGGCTGCACGGGGTAGGTCGAGCCGTTGTTGGCGGCAAAAACACCCGTCTGCTGGCAACTGTTCCACTCACCCCCGGCTCCCGTCCACTGCGAGGGGGGTACGGCACAGGTACTGGGGTCGAAGTTGCGGATCGCCACACCCTCGCCACCAAAGTAACGAGCCGCCAGGTTCAGCGGAACGGTCTCGTAAAAGCGGCCGTAGTGGCCGTAGATCTTCGCCCGGCCTTCGTTCGTGGGATCATAGATGGCGCCCGTGCGCAGCCCGAGGTTGTCGAGCGTTGCGAAGGGGTTGTCGTTGAAGTCGTACAGCTTCTGGCGCTCGTAGCGAAGCCCTGCGTTCAGGTTGAGGTTCGGCAGGGGTGAGTAGCTGTCCTGAACGAAGGCCGCGGTGCTCACGTTCCGCACCGTCGCGTTCAGCTGGTCTTTGTAAAAAGGTGGCTGGGTGAGCGGACTCGCGTCCTGGGCGAACTCGAAAGGGAAACGCCCTTGCGGCAAGGTGAAGAGGTTCCACACCTGCGTCCGGCCCCCGAAGTCCTGAATCGCGTTGCGGAACCCAGGTGGACCGGAAAAGCCCCGTTGCAGGGTCATGCGGTTCAGCTCGCCATGCAAACCGTACTTGAACTCGTGGCGCCCCGCGGCCTCGAATACATGCGTGGATTTCAGATCGCCCGCGAAGCGGTCGCCGGTCGAGCGCTCGATCTGGCCGTACCCGCCTCCGTGGTAGATGTCGACGGGGCAGGGATCGAACATCGTGCCGTTGACCATCCGGGGTTCACAACCTGGAGTTCCCTCGAGCGTCCAGAGGTTCGAGCCAAAGTACTCGATCGAGTTGCGCCCGTTGATGTCCGAGTAGGGGCTATCCCGACGGAAGAACTCACGGTGCCAGCCGAGGCTGGCGTCGATGCGCCACCTGCGGTCGAGAAGCTGAGTGGTGCCAGACAAGAGGAGATCCGTGTTGTCACGGGCGAACTCCGTCAAACCGGCGTACCGATCTTGGCTGGCCAGCGGGATCGTTTTGTTCAGGGCGTAGACCGATTGCGACCGCGTGGGCGTGCTGAAGAAGCTGAGGTTGAGGCGCGTATCGGGCTCGGGCAGGAAGGTCAGCTTGGCGCCCATCTGGTACATGCGACGATGCTGGTCCCACGATTGCGCGCCAAGCTGCGTGCGTCTGAGCTCGCCCTCTTCGTCCACATCGGCGACACCGTCGCCGTCGGCGTCGACGAGAGCCAAGGTCTGCCGCTGAAACGAGCTCGATTCCAGCCGTGGGGCAAAGCCCGCCCAGAAGAACAGCTTGTTCTTGACGAGCGGCCCGCCCACCTCGAACCCAAAGTTCAGATCGTTGCCGGGATCCGTCCGGCCGGTCAGCACCGAGCTCACGCGTTTTTCCCCCTTGGGCGTTCCGTAGAACGAGGAGGGGGTCCACATCCCGAACACCGTTCCGCGGTACTCGTTTGTGCCTGACTTCGTGACCACGTTGACCACGCCGCCCATCGCACCGCCGTACTCGGCGGCATAACCACCCGTGTTGACCGAGGTCTCGTCGATGAAGTCGAGCACCAGATTCGTACCGCCCTGGCTATTGGCTTGCCGGCTCTGCGTGCTCCCGAACTCGATGCCCGTCACGTTCAGCCCGTCCACCACGTACACGTTCTCGAGGCCCGAGGCGCCCAGCACAGACACGTTCCCTGTGGTGTCGAAGAACGCACCGGGGGTGAGTGTCAGCAGATCGTTGACCGTGCGCTCGAAGGGCAGGTTCCGGGTGAGCTCGCTCGAGATTGTGAGCCCCGTCCGGGCCGAGCCCAGGTCGACGGGCGCGGGCTTCCGGGTGATCACCATGGTCTCCGACGGCGCCAGCGGCGCGTTCACCACGCCGTTGGCGCGAAGGGACTCACCCGCGTGCAGCTCGATGGGCGGCGTCACGACCGGTGTCGTGGCGTCGGGGGCGAAAAATTGCAGCACGTACGCGCCCACGGGCAGCGCTGTGATCTGGTACGACCCGTCATCTCCTGTGAGCGTCGCCTGGTCGCCCTGAGGCCCCGAGGCGATCACCGTCACTCCGGAGGCGGGTAGCTGGGTGGTTTGGTCCACCACGTTTCCGAAGAGGGTGCCGGTCGTGGACTGTGCGAAGGCTTGCTCCGCCACCAGCAACCCACCCAACACAAAAGCAATTCGCTGGATCCAGGATTTCATGCTGTCTCTCCTTGCGGTCATGCGCGTGTGATTCGTCATGG
Above is a genomic segment from Myxococcales bacterium containing:
- a CDS encoding TonB-dependent receptor, which translates into the protein MKSWIQRIAFVLGGLLVAEQAFAQSTTGTLFGNVVDQTTQLPASGVTVIASGPQGDQATLTGDDGSYQITALPVGAYVLQFFAPDATTPVVTPPIELHAGESLRANGVVNAPLAPSETMVITRKPAPVDLGSARTGLTISSELTRNLPFERTVNDLLTLTPGAFFDTTGNVSVLGASGLENVYVVDGLNVTGIEFGSTQSRQANSQGGTNLVLDFIDETSVNTGGYAAEYGGAMGGVVNVVTKSGTNEYRGTVFGMWTPSSFYGTPKGEKRVSSVLTGRTDPGNDLNFGFEVGGPLVKNKLFFWAGFAPRLESSSFQRQTLALVDADGDGVADVDEEGELRRTQLGAQSWDQHRRMYQMGAKLTFLPEPDTRLNLSFFSTPTRSQSVYALNKTIPLASQDRYAGLTEFARDNTDLLLSGTTQLLDRRWRIDASLGWHREFFRRDSPYSDINGRNSIEYFGSNLWTLEGTPGCEPRMVNGTMFDPCPVDIYHGGGYGQIERSTGDRFAGDLKSTHVFEAAGRHEFKYGLHGELNRMTLQRGFSGPPGFRNAIQDFGGRTQVWNLFTLPQGRFPFEFAQDASPLTQPPFYKDQLNATVRNVSTAAFVQDSYSPLPNLNLNAGLRYERQKLYDFNDNPFATLDNLGLRTGAIYDPTNEGRAKIYGHYGRFYETVPLNLAARYFGGEGVAIRNFDPSTCAVPPSQWTGAGGEWNSCQQTGVFAANNGSTYPVQPGLRGQFHDEVIGGAQWSPLEDLLVGFNVTHRWVGNIIEDGTAAPDFTFVLANPGNIPGSSLEKADAEVVAKEMELAGATNDVDKERLEAELGNLQARSANLKGLAVSPKPERRYTGVTFNVNKRFSNNFWMDAQYTYARVRGNYNGLYDADNSYAAPNGSNFYDTPELVLNRKGPLANDRPHSGRVAGYYEHNVGPGRLLGGLIFSAFSGVPRNYIGALIPGYQVVFLLPRGSGGRTPMVSQVDLKLSYRQNLGKELSLEVFADFFNLFNTRTALLTDDNYTFDMVAPIVGGTKEDLAVAKNVGGQAVNVNPNFGNARLFQAPFNARMGLRLLF